The Puntigrus tetrazona isolate hp1 chromosome 4, ASM1883169v1, whole genome shotgun sequence genome includes a window with the following:
- the LOC122343063 gene encoding gastrula zinc finger protein XlCGF8.2DB-like encodes MAFIKEETEDVIVETSRVKHEDTEEQTDSRLLKKESQKLTETTDKVQYEKRDFITGEKFSCSQAKKTTREKTRGTLTCQECGKSYSKKGSLKVHMRSHSGEKPYTCPQCGKSFSVKGNLEVHIRIHTGEKPYSCQQCGNGFTKKENLKVHKITHTGEKPYSCQQCEKSFSKKGIFKRHLKIHVEDKPFTCQQCGNGFIQSADLKIHMRIHTGEKPFMCAHCGKRFTRKQSLKGHIRTHTGEKPYSCQQCGRSFTEKGNLEVHKKTHTGEKPYTCPQCGRSFVKKTDFERHIRVHTGEKPYACQQCGKSFSQQGSLNVHKRIHAEEKPSSHARIHLIEGFYVIAEEGVSQTGNIVRIVDA; translated from the exons atggcttttattaaagaggagaccGAAGACGTGATCGTAGAAACGTCGAGAGTCAAGCATGAAGATACCGAGGAACAAACGG aCTCGAGGCTGCTGAAAAAGGAGAGTCAAAAACTGACTGAAACAACAGATAAAGTTCAGTACGAAAAACGTGATTTCATAACCGGAGAGAAGTTTAGTTGCTCACAGGCTAAAAAGACCACTCGGGAAAAAACTAGAGGTACCTTGACCTGCCAAGAGTGTGGAAAGAGTTATAGTAAAAAAGGAAGCCTTAAAGTCCATATGAGGTCTCACAGTGGAGAAAAACCTTACACCTGCCCacagtgtggaaaaagtttcTCCGTTAAAGGAAACCTTGAAGTCCATATAAGGATTCACACGGGAGAAAAACCCTAttcctgccaacagtgtggaaatgGTTTCACTAAAAAGGAAAACCTCAAAGTCCACAAGATaactcacaccggagagaagccttacagCTGCCAACAGTGTGAAAAAAGTTTCAGTAAAAAAGGGATCTTTAAAAGGCACCTGAAAATTCACGTTGAAGATAAGCctttcacctgccaacagtgtggaaatgGTTTCATTCAAAGCGCAGACCTTAAAAtccacatgagaattcacaccggagagaagcccttcaTGTGCGCTCACTGCGGAAAGCGTTTCACGCGGAAACAAAGCCTTAAAGGCCACATAAGAACTCACACAGGAGAGAAACCTTActcctgccaacagtgtggaaggAGTTTCACCGAAAAAGGAAACCTCGAGGTCCACAAGAAaactcacaccggagagaaaccttacaCCTGCCCGCAGTGTGGGAGAAGTTTCGTTAAAAAGACCGACTTCGAAAGGCACATAAGAGTACACACGGGAGAGAAGCCTTAtgcctgccaacagtgtggaaagagcttttCGCAGCAGGGAAGCCTCAATGTCCACAAGAGGATTCACGCCGAAGAGAAACCTTCGAGCCACGCGAGGATTCACTTGATTGAAGGATTTTACGTTATCGCTGAGGAAGGTGTTTCACAGACGGGAAACATCGTAAGAATCGTTGACGCTTAG